The following are encoded together in the Actinomycetota bacterium genome:
- a CDS encoding helix-turn-helix transcriptional regulator yields the protein MGTDFGAMACSIARTLDVVGERWALLIIRDALYGVRRFEDFQRDLGIARNVLTNRLNELVEAGVLERRLYEEHPPRSEYVLTAKGRELLPVILAMMWWGDRWTGDGPAPVILTHTTCGEVTRPHVTCDRCGEPIRAGEVRAEPIPVDAEVWERIQAARAAVSS from the coding sequence ATGGGAACCGACTTCGGCGCGATGGCCTGCTCGATCGCCCGCACGCTCGACGTGGTGGGTGAGCGCTGGGCGCTGCTCATCATCCGCGACGCGCTCTACGGCGTGCGGCGGTTCGAGGACTTCCAACGCGACCTCGGCATCGCGCGCAACGTGCTGACCAACCGACTCAACGAACTCGTCGAGGCCGGCGTGCTCGAGCGCAGGCTCTACGAGGAGCACCCGCCCCGGTCGGAGTACGTGCTGACGGCCAAGGGCCGCGAGCTGCTACCGGTCATCCTGGCGATGATGTGGTGGGGCGACCGCTGGACCGGCGACGGACCGGCGCCGGTGATCTTGACCCACACCACGTGCGGCGAGGTGACCCGTCCTCACGTCACCTGCGACCGTTGCGGCGAGCCCATCCGCGCCGGCGAGGTCCGCGCCGAGCCGATCCCCGTCGATGCCGAGGTGTGGGAGCGCATCCAGGCCGCCCGAGCCGCCGTCAGCTCCTGA
- a CDS encoding MerR family transcriptional regulator: protein MRIDELAQRAGVTSRNIRAYQQRGLLPAPELEGRTGYYGEEHLRRLELIGELQERGFSLEAIRHTLDAWSSGGDLGHLLGFRHLLTAPFAEEEPRRYGLDELVERFPEAADDPALVERAVRLGLLEPDADGFVARSPLLIEAGAELARAGVPLRAIFDLVVAVRADLADIARRFVGIVEEHVVRPFEAAGGDGDPGEVIETVQRLRPIALEVVRPFLAEQMQRAVEETLREVGLRLDRDLEPPASA, encoded by the coding sequence TTGCGCATCGACGAGCTCGCCCAGCGTGCGGGGGTCACCTCGCGCAACATCCGTGCGTACCAGCAGCGTGGCCTTCTGCCCGCGCCGGAGCTCGAGGGCCGCACCGGCTACTACGGCGAGGAGCACCTGCGCCGGCTCGAGCTGATCGGCGAGCTGCAGGAGCGCGGCTTCAGCCTCGAGGCCATCCGCCACACCCTCGACGCGTGGTCATCCGGTGGCGACCTCGGCCACCTGCTGGGCTTCCGCCACCTGCTCACCGCCCCGTTCGCCGAGGAGGAGCCGCGCCGCTACGGCCTCGACGAGCTCGTCGAGCGCTTCCCCGAGGCCGCCGACGACCCCGCCCTCGTCGAACGTGCGGTGCGACTCGGGTTGCTCGAACCCGACGCCGATGGCTTCGTGGCCCGCTCCCCGCTGCTGATCGAAGCCGGCGCTGAGCTCGCCCGAGCCGGTGTGCCCCTGCGCGCGATCTTCGACCTGGTCGTGGCGGTCCGCGCCGACCTGGCCGACATCGCGCGACGCTTCGTCGGGATCGTCGAGGAGCACGTCGTGCGGCCGTTCGAAGCCGCGGGCGGCGATGGCGACCCCGGCGAGGTCATCGAGACCGTGCAGCGCCTGCGCCCCATCGCGCTCGAGGTCGTGCGTCCCTTCCTCGCCGAGCAGATGCAGCGCGCCGTGGAGGAGACGCTCCGCGAGGTCGGCCTGCGCCTCGACCGCGACCTCGAACCGCCTGCCTCGGCCTGA
- a CDS encoding DUF3108 domain-containing protein, whose protein sequence is MLLPTWSAPLRRPILLAVVVALATGTACGSRVPVDPVTGLPLSEPTATATSALPPTGDDDVVAPTAIPTSIGAAPSPTPGGAPTGEGQAAPVTRPPAGAETEPSAEPSGEQPPPADVPMRRPGTYTYDTNGSTSTSFTGERELPPETTLTVRPADGATQVSVRDMRGENGRGSVTESTLVFSTEGVSLARLRVTTVVSEGFTDEREWVLDPPELIATPNAAPGDRLTFTMDDGETQADVTIEVLREEALTIGGTEVITVVARTTTQLSGQVEGEQTTTSWIRREDFLPVREEGSSDVRSGPVRAQGDYEAQLRSLDPA, encoded by the coding sequence ATGCTCCTCCCGACCTGGAGCGCCCCGCTGCGCCGTCCGATCCTGCTCGCAGTCGTCGTCGCGCTCGCGACGGGGACCGCATGCGGGTCGCGCGTGCCGGTGGATCCCGTCACGGGCCTGCCGCTGTCCGAACCGACCGCGACCGCCACGAGTGCCTTGCCACCGACCGGCGACGACGACGTCGTCGCGCCGACCGCCATCCCGACCTCGATCGGGGCCGCCCCGAGCCCGACCCCCGGCGGGGCGCCGACCGGCGAGGGACAGGCGGCGCCCGTCACGCGTCCGCCGGCCGGTGCCGAGACCGAACCGTCCGCCGAGCCCAGCGGCGAGCAGCCACCTCCGGCCGACGTGCCGATGCGCCGACCGGGGACCTACACCTACGACACGAACGGATCGACGTCGACCAGCTTCACCGGCGAGCGCGAGCTACCGCCCGAGACCACCCTGACGGTGCGCCCCGCCGACGGCGCGACCCAGGTGTCGGTCCGTGACATGCGGGGCGAGAACGGGCGCGGCTCGGTGACCGAGTCGACCCTGGTCTTCTCGACCGAGGGGGTGTCGCTCGCCCGCTTGAGGGTGACCACGGTGGTCAGCGAGGGCTTCACCGACGAGCGTGAGTGGGTCCTCGACCCGCCCGAGCTGATCGCCACTCCGAACGCGGCACCAGGGGACCGGCTCACGTTCACGATGGACGACGGCGAGACCCAGGCCGACGTCACCATCGAGGTGCTCCGCGAGGAGGCGCTGACCATCGGCGGCACCGAGGTGATCACGGTCGTGGCGCGGACCACCACGCAGCTGTCGGGCCAGGTCGAGGGGGAGCAGACCACGACCTCGTGGATCCGTCGTGAGGACTTCCTGCCCGTCCGCGAGGAGGGCAGCAGCGACGTGCGCAGCGGGCCCGTCCGGGCGCAGGGGGACTACGAGGCCCAGCTGCGCTCGCTCGACCCCGCGTAG
- a CDS encoding antibiotic biosynthesis monooxygenase, with the protein MIIRMWHGWTSADDADDYQHLLDSHILPAIIARGIVGLHGIDAMRRDVGDEVEFVTVMNFEDHQAVEEFAGAEATASVVPDEARELLLRFDEHSAHYELVTRHLAPYDTAVRRPPDAEGSP; encoded by the coding sequence GTGATCATCCGCATGTGGCACGGCTGGACGTCAGCAGACGACGCGGACGACTACCAGCACCTGCTCGACTCGCACATCCTCCCGGCGATCATCGCGCGCGGCATCGTGGGCCTGCACGGGATCGACGCGATGCGGCGGGACGTCGGCGACGAGGTCGAGTTCGTGACCGTGATGAACTTCGAGGACCACCAGGCGGTGGAGGAGTTCGCGGGGGCCGAAGCCACCGCATCGGTCGTCCCCGACGAAGCACGCGAGCTGCTGCTGCGGTTCGACGAGCACTCAGCCCACTACGAGCTGGTGACCCGCCACCTCGCCCCGTACGACACCGCCGTCCGCCGCCCCCCGGACGCCGAAGGGTCCCCCTGA
- a CDS encoding SDR family NAD(P)-dependent oxidoreductase, with amino-acid sequence MTALVTGASRGIGRAVALELASRGIPVVATMRDPAAGEDLVSSGGAIEIARLDVTDPDTIEVPDDLTILVNNAGIECDYLPVEHQPLEDWRRVFETNLFGLVEVTRRAIHVLRAAGGGVIANVTSSSLVVPMPFYGVYRASKAAVGALSETLRVELAPFGISVVEVLPGPVATDMLAASARVPEAAAFDGYAELAGHAHAGRLAIEPMTTAVDEAAVRIVDAITAAAPPMKVGADPLGQQLLDAWLDDPRALLGITRPT; translated from the coding sequence ATGACCGCGTTGGTCACCGGCGCGAGCCGCGGCATCGGCCGCGCGGTCGCGCTCGAGCTCGCTAGCCGCGGCATCCCGGTCGTGGCGACGATGCGCGATCCGGCCGCTGGTGAGGATCTCGTCTCGAGCGGTGGTGCGATCGAGATCGCCCGGCTCGACGTGACCGATCCCGACACGATCGAGGTGCCCGACGACCTGACCATCCTGGTCAACAACGCCGGCATCGAGTGCGACTACCTGCCGGTGGAGCACCAGCCGCTCGAGGACTGGCGCAGGGTGTTCGAGACCAACCTGTTCGGACTGGTCGAGGTGACACGCCGCGCCATCCACGTGCTGCGAGCTGCCGGCGGTGGGGTCATCGCGAACGTCACGTCCTCGTCCCTCGTGGTGCCGATGCCGTTCTACGGTGTGTACCGCGCGTCGAAGGCGGCGGTCGGGGCGCTGTCGGAGACCCTGCGGGTCGAGCTCGCCCCGTTCGGGATCAGCGTCGTCGAGGTGCTGCCCGGCCCGGTCGCCACCGACATGCTCGCCGCCTCAGCGCGGGTCCCCGAGGCAGCGGCGTTCGACGGCTACGCCGAGCTGGCCGGCCACGCCCACGCAGGGAGGCTGGCGATCGAGCCGATGACCACCGCCGTCGACGAGGCTGCGGTCCGCATCGTCGACGCCATCACCGCGGCGGCACCACCGATGAAGGTCGGCGCGGACCCGCTGGGTCAGCAGCTGCTCGACGCGTGGCTCGACGATCCACGCGCGCTCCTCGGCATCACCCGGCCGACCTGA
- a CDS encoding alpha/beta hydrolase has product MRIQDRRGIALATLLATRTVGRVSRRAAAPLAGALWFTPWRVETPRARAGGDAWLERATRLELPDGLAGAATGDGPTVLLVHGWGTRGATMRVAADALAAAGYRAVVMDLPAHGDSPGRRTNLYEAAAAVRTVAETVHARAVVAHSIGGPTTLLALDAALEVDAVALIAPAVRLDEAVARFVERFRLPRRAAEGLWDRIEARFGPEVWAAVAAERIVTGLDVPGLVVGDRDDPEVAIASIERLARAWPGARLVTTSGLGHDRVLRDDGVVAEVAGFIVEHVPSRPLVTT; this is encoded by the coding sequence ATGAGGATCCAGGACCGTCGCGGCATCGCCCTCGCGACACTGCTCGCCACCCGCACCGTGGGACGCGTGTCGCGTCGCGCGGCCGCCCCGCTGGCCGGGGCGTTGTGGTTCACGCCGTGGCGGGTCGAGACCCCCCGGGCCCGTGCTGGCGGTGATGCGTGGCTCGAACGCGCGACCCGGCTCGAGTTGCCCGACGGCCTCGCGGGCGCCGCCACCGGCGACGGCCCCACGGTGTTGCTGGTCCACGGCTGGGGCACGCGCGGGGCGACGATGCGCGTGGCGGCCGACGCCCTCGCGGCCGCGGGCTACCGCGCCGTGGTGATGGACCTGCCCGCGCACGGCGACAGTCCGGGGCGCCGCACGAACCTGTACGAGGCTGCCGCCGCTGTGCGCACCGTCGCCGAGACGGTCCACGCCCGCGCGGTCGTCGCGCACTCGATCGGTGGCCCCACGACGCTCCTCGCGCTCGACGCCGCTCTCGAGGTCGACGCGGTCGCCCTGATCGCTCCAGCGGTGCGTCTGGACGAGGCGGTGGCTCGGTTCGTCGAACGCTTCCGCTTGCCCCGGCGCGCCGCCGAGGGGCTGTGGGATCGCATCGAGGCCCGGTTCGGACCCGAGGTGTGGGCCGCCGTGGCGGCGGAGCGGATCGTCACCGGGCTCGACGTGCCCGGCTTGGTCGTCGGCGACCGTGATGACCCGGAGGTAGCGATCGCGAGCATCGAACGGCTGGCACGTGCCTGGCCCGGTGCGCGGCTGGTGACGACGTCGGGTCTCGGCCACGACCGCGTGCTCCGCGACGACGGCGTGGTCGCGGAGGTCGCCGGGTTCATCGTGGAGCACGTCCCGAGCCGCCCCCTCGTCACGACCTAG
- a CDS encoding enoyl-CoA hydratase/isomerase family protein, giving the protein MGDGYVRYERRGAVLIATLTRPDRRNAYDGPGLHAVGALRGVLDGDPDLRVGVVTGAGDDFCAGADIAAAAGGGFDDPPYPEVADGLADKPVIAAIEGVCLGGGMMIATGADLRIAGRSARFGLPEARWNLPTPWLAALARRIAPGHALELALLADEQAPAERLAEMGFLNRVVDDGGALGAALAWAERIAVLAPAALRDSKVLTYAASTQPPDELAEVARRRALELVDMDDTREGAAAFAEGRAPRFTGR; this is encoded by the coding sequence ATGGGTGACGGCTACGTCAGGTACGAGCGGCGGGGCGCGGTGCTGATCGCGACCCTCACCCGCCCCGACCGTCGCAACGCCTACGACGGGCCGGGCCTGCACGCCGTCGGGGCGCTGCGGGGCGTGCTCGATGGCGACCCCGACCTGCGCGTCGGCGTGGTGACGGGAGCGGGCGACGACTTCTGCGCCGGGGCGGACATCGCGGCGGCCGCCGGCGGCGGGTTCGATGACCCGCCCTACCCCGAGGTCGCCGACGGGCTCGCCGACAAGCCGGTGATCGCGGCGATCGAGGGCGTGTGCCTCGGCGGCGGGATGATGATCGCGACCGGTGCCGACCTGCGCATCGCCGGACGGTCGGCGCGGTTCGGCCTGCCCGAGGCGCGCTGGAACCTGCCCACGCCGTGGCTGGCGGCGCTGGCGCGGCGGATCGCACCCGGGCACGCGCTCGAGCTGGCGCTGCTGGCCGACGAGCAGGCGCCAGCGGAGCGACTCGCCGAGATGGGCTTCCTCAACCGCGTCGTGGACGACGGCGGGGCGCTCGGGGCGGCTCTGGCCTGGGCGGAGCGCATCGCGGTGCTCGCCCCGGCGGCTCTGCGTGATTCCAAGGTGCTGACGTACGCGGCGTCGACGCAGCCTCCCGACGAGCTCGCCGAGGTCGCCCGACGACGAGCGCTCGAGCTGGTCGACATGGACGACACTCGCGAGGGTGCCGCGGCCTTCGCCGAGGGCCGCGCCCCGCGGTTCACCGGCCGATAG
- the recD gene encoding exodeoxyribonuclease V subunit alpha produces MIEREPSDVRSVARPPQRLAPFNAAGILGPADVHAARVICRLTGENRDDVLLAIALTVRAPRFGHVCADLATVADTVAPDDDATVPTDALAWPDLADWVELVRSSPAVAIGTPDRDGEPTLFDAVSAGHQPLTLVDTRLYLDRYWRYERRVATELERRAQLAEARVDDRALAAILDRLFPGVEDDDRQRVAAETGVRRRVAVIAGGPGTGKTTTVARLLATLHEVAEVGGARAPRVGLAAPTGKAADRLTVAIHDAAGELDTSHEVRDRLRGSTATTLHRLLGWNPGNPTRFRHRAEDPLPHDVIVVDETSMVSLALMAKLLDALREDARIVLVGDPDQLQSVEAGTVFGDIVGPAATAGAGGSDPERPVRASDGARTAAAPAEPHGAIAAGIVVLTRVHRFREDSGIAALATAARSGDADTAVDVLRGGYDDLTWLDAPGDADRSADHLGTVHDAVCGAGGAVVRAAMAGRVDEALAHLHELRVLCGHRRGPAGVSGWVPLIESWLTAAAPGFAPHRTWHEGRPVLVTSNDRRLGLWNGDQGVTVVGDDDRLVVAFPGPDGARLFRPTRLEDVETVHAMTIHKSQGSQFGHVVVVLPDPTSRVLTRELLYTAVTRAQQRLTVLGTEASVRAGVERGVARNSGLRELLWG; encoded by the coding sequence ATGATCGAGCGCGAACCCTCCGACGTGCGCTCGGTCGCACGCCCACCGCAGCGCCTCGCACCGTTCAACGCGGCGGGCATCCTCGGACCCGCGGACGTCCACGCCGCACGCGTCATCTGCCGGCTGACCGGCGAGAACCGCGACGACGTCCTGCTCGCGATCGCCCTGACCGTCCGCGCGCCCCGATTCGGTCACGTCTGCGCCGACCTCGCGACGGTCGCCGACACGGTCGCGCCCGACGACGACGCGACCGTTCCCACCGACGCGCTGGCCTGGCCCGACCTCGCCGACTGGGTCGAGCTCGTGCGCAGCTCCCCCGCCGTCGCGATCGGGACGCCGGACCGTGACGGCGAGCCCACCCTGTTCGACGCGGTGAGCGCCGGGCACCAGCCGCTCACGCTCGTCGACACGCGGCTGTACCTCGACCGCTACTGGCGCTACGAGCGGCGTGTGGCGACCGAGCTGGAGCGGCGGGCGCAGCTCGCCGAGGCGCGGGTCGACGACCGCGCGCTCGCCGCCATCCTCGACCGCCTCTTCCCTGGCGTCGAGGACGACGATCGCCAGCGTGTGGCTGCCGAGACCGGCGTCCGCCGCCGGGTCGCGGTCATCGCCGGCGGGCCGGGCACGGGCAAGACCACCACGGTCGCGCGGCTACTCGCGACGCTGCACGAGGTGGCCGAGGTAGGCGGGGCGCGGGCGCCTCGGGTCGGCCTGGCCGCACCGACCGGGAAGGCCGCCGACCGCTTGACGGTCGCGATCCACGACGCCGCCGGCGAGCTCGACACGTCCCACGAGGTGCGCGACCGGCTACGCGGGTCGACCGCGACGACCCTGCACCGTCTGCTCGGTTGGAACCCGGGCAACCCCACGCGCTTCCGCCACCGCGCCGAGGACCCCCTCCCCCACGACGTCATCGTGGTCGACGAGACCTCGATGGTGTCGCTCGCGCTCATGGCGAAGCTGCTCGACGCGCTCCGGGAGGACGCCCGCATCGTGCTCGTGGGGGACCCCGACCAGCTCCAGTCGGTCGAGGCGGGCACCGTGTTCGGCGACATCGTCGGTCCCGCAGCGACCGCTGGCGCAGGTGGCAGCGATCCGGAGCGACCGGTCCGCGCCAGCGACGGTGCCCGAACCGCTGCGGCTCCGGCGGAGCCGCACGGCGCCATCGCCGCTGGCATCGTGGTGCTGACCCGGGTGCACCGCTTCCGCGAAGACTCGGGGATCGCCGCACTGGCCACCGCGGCCAGGTCCGGCGACGCTGACACCGCGGTCGACGTGCTGCGCGGCGGCTACGACGACCTGACCTGGCTCGACGCGCCCGGAGATGCCGACCGCAGCGCCGACCACCTCGGCACGGTGCACGACGCGGTGTGCGGCGCCGGCGGGGCGGTCGTGCGCGCGGCGATGGCTGGGCGCGTCGACGAGGCACTCGCCCACCTGCACGAGCTGCGCGTGCTCTGCGGGCACCGCCGGGGCCCCGCCGGCGTCTCGGGGTGGGTGCCACTGATCGAGTCGTGGCTCACAGCGGCCGCACCGGGCTTCGCCCCCCACCGCACGTGGCACGAGGGCCGCCCCGTGCTCGTCACCAGCAACGACCGCCGCCTCGGGCTGTGGAACGGCGACCAGGGCGTGACCGTCGTGGGTGACGACGACCGCCTCGTCGTGGCGTTCCCCGGACCGGACGGGGCGCGCCTGTTCCGCCCCACCCGTCTCGAGGACGTCGAGACGGTCCACGCGATGACGATCCACAAGAGCCAGGGCAGCCAGTTCGGCCACGTGGTCGTCGTCTTGCCCGACCCGACCTCGCGCGTGCTGACCCGCGAGCTGCTGTACACCGCAGTCACCCGCGCGCAACAGCGCCTCACCGTGCTCGGGACCGAGGCCTCGGTCCGTGCCGGGGTCGAGCGAGGCGTCGCGCGCAACTCCGGACTCCGCGAGTTGTTGTGGGGGTAG